A section of the Delphinus delphis chromosome 1, mDelDel1.2, whole genome shotgun sequence genome encodes:
- the HLX gene encoding H2.0-like homeobox protein yields the protein MFAAGLAPFYASNFSLWSAAYCSSAGPGGCSFPLDPAAVKKPSFCIADILHAGVGETGAAPEGLAGASAAALTAHLGSAHPHASFQAATRSPLRPTPVVAPSEVPAGFPPRLSPLSAAYHHHHPQQPPQQQQPQQQQPPPPPRAGSLQPPASGSRLVPNPHHSASAPAPSSKDLKFGIDRILSAEFDPKVKEGNTLRDLTSLLTSGRPAGMHLPALQPSTGQFFASLDPINEASAILSPLSSNPRNSVQHQFQDTFPGPYAVLTKDTMPQTYKRKRSWSRAVFSNLQRKGLEKRFEIQKYVTKPDRKQLAAMLGLTDAQVKVWFQNRRMKWRHSKEAQAQKDKDKEAGEKPSGGAPAGDGEPELSPSRSEGEAESESSDSESLDMAPSDTERTEGAERSLHQTTVIKASAAGALLAASSGGSGGSGGGGGFNFGVLSSGSTGGAGSSGGHSSGSGASELLPALQPALGSAPKSPEPAPAPLGGL from the exons ATGTTCGCCGCCGGGCTGGCTCCCTTCTACGCGTCCAACTTCAGCCTCTGGTCGGCCGCCTACTGTTCCTCCGCCGGCCCGGGCggctgctccttccccctggacCCCGCTGCCGTCAAGAAACCCTCCTTCTGCATCGCGGACATCCTGCACGCCGGCGTTGGGGAGACGGGGGCGGCTCCGGAGGGTCTGGCGGGGGCATCGGCCGCTGCCCTCACCGCACACTTGGGATCGGCTCACCCGCACGCCTCTTTCCAAGCTGCCACCAGATCCCCGCTTCGACCCACCCCGGTGGTGGCGCCCTCCGAAGTCCCGGCTGGCTTCCCTCCGCGGCTGTCCCCGCTCTCAGCCGCctatcaccaccatcacccaCAACAGCCACCGCAGCAGCAGCAaccgcagcagcagcagcctccgCCTCCACCCCGGGCTGGAAGCTTGCAGCCCCCAGCCTCCGGGTCGCGGCTGGTCCCGAATCCCCACCATAGCGCTTCCGCCCCGGCCCCCTCCAGTAAGGACCTCAAATTTGGAATTGACCGCATTTTGTCTGCAGAATTTGACCCAAAAGTCAAGGAAGGCAACACACTGAGAG atCTCACCTCGCTGCTAACCAGCGGGCGGCCCGCGGGGATGCACCTCCCCGCTCTGCAGCCCTCCACCGGCCAGTTCTTCGCGTCTCTAGATCCCATTAACGAGGCTTCTGCCATCCTGAGTCCCTTAAGCTCGAACCCGAGAAATTCAGTTCAGCATCAGTTTCAAGACACCTTTCCAG GTCCCTACGCTGTGCTCACGAAGGACACCATGCCGCAGACGTACAAGAGAAAGCGCTCGTGGTCACGGGCGGTCTTCTCCAACCTGCAGAGGAAAGGTCTGGAGAAAAGGTTTGAGATTCAGAAGTACGTGACCAAGCCAGACCGAAAGCAGCTGGCCGCGATGCTGGGTCTCACCGATGCCCAG GTGAAGGTGTGGTTCCAGAACCGGCGGATGAAGTGGCGACACTCCAAGGAGGCCCAGGCCCAGAAGGACAAAGACAAGGAGGCTGGCGAGAAACCGTCGGGCGGAGCCCCGGCTGGCGACGGCGAGCCGGAGCTGAGCCCCAGCCGCTCGGAGGGCGAGGCTGAGAGCGAGAGTAGCGACTCCGAGTCTCTGGACATGGCCCCCAGCGACACGGAGCGGACTGAAGGGGCCGAGCGGTCTCTGCACCAAACGACGGTCATCAAGGCCTCGGCCGCCGGCGCCCTCCTCGCCGCCAGCAGCGGAGGCAGTGGcgggagcggcggcggcggcggtttTAACTTCGGCGTTCTCAGTAGCGGCAGCACCGGCGGCGCCGGGAGCTCCGGCGGCCACAGCAGCGGCAGCGGCGCCTCGGAGCTGCTCCCTGCGCTCCAGCCAGCCCTTGGCAGCGCCCCCAAAAGCCCCGAGCCCGCCCCGGCGCCGCTCGGCGGCCTCTAG